The following coding sequences are from one Musa acuminata AAA Group cultivar baxijiao chromosome BXJ1-6, Cavendish_Baxijiao_AAA, whole genome shotgun sequence window:
- the LOC135676641 gene encoding AT-hook motif nuclear-localized protein 27-like, protein MAGMESGSASGGDGSSSRYLHHLLRQPQPSTQIPPQESEPSTEESPKLSSDRGGSDHPSDSSPAGTSGGPVRRPRGRPPGSKNKPKPPIIVTRDSPNALRSHVIEVASGADVFECVSEYSRRRGRGVSVLSGTGAVTNVALRQPGASPPGSMVATLRGRFEILSLTGTVLPPPAPPGASGLSVFLAGGQGQVMGGSVAGPLVATGPVMLMVASFANAVYERLPLEGEEEEAAAAQSQQPAVSQSSGVSGGGGGGGDGGSASGAGGVPFYNLSGNMGSYQFPSDAFGWGGGGIRPPF, encoded by the coding sequence ATGGCCGGGATGGAATCCGGAAGTGCAAGCGGCGGCGATGGAAGTTCTTCGCGCtacctccaccacctccttcgCCAGCCGCAGCCGTCGACCCAAATCCCGCCGCAGGAATCCGAGCCCTCCACGGAGGAAAGCCCCAAGCTTTCCTCCGACCGTGGCGGCAGCGATCATCCGTCTGACTCCTCCCCGGCGGGCACTTCCGGGGGCCCTGTCCGCCGCCCCCGCGGCCGTCCCCCGGGCTCCAAGAACAAACCGAAGCCCCCGATCATAGTCACGCGCGACAGCCCCAACGCCCTCCGCTCCCACGTGATCGAGGTCGCCAGCGGGGCGGACGTCTTCGAGTGCGTATCCGAGTACTCTCGGCGACGGGGGCGGGGGGTCTCCGTCCTCAGCGGCACCGGCGCGGTAACCAACGTGGCCCTCCGCCAGCCCGGGGCGTCGCCGCCGGGGAGCATGGTGGCCACGCTCAGGGGCCGGTTCGAGATTCTGTCGCTGACGGGGACCGTCCTCCCGCCGCCGGCGCCTCCTGGCGCCAGCGGGTTGTCGGTGTTCTTGGCCGGAGGCCAGGGGCAGGTGATGGGAGGCAGCGTGGCGGGGCCGCTGGTGGCGACGGGTCCGGTGATGCTGATGGTGGCGTCCTTCGCCAATGCGGTATATGAGCGGCTGCCACTGGAaggcgaggaagaggaagcagctgCCGCGCAGAGCCAGCAGCCGGCAGTGTCGCAGTCTTCGGGCGTTTCCGGAGGCGGTGGAGGCGGCGGAGACGGCGGTAGTGCTAGCGGCGCCGGCGGTGTTCCCTTCTATAACTTGAGTGGTAACATGGGGAGTTACCAGTTCCCAAGCGATGCTTTTGGATGGGGTGGTGGTGGGATTAGGCCACCTTTCTAA